Proteins from one Salinispora arenicola genomic window:
- a CDS encoding M23 family metallopeptidase, protein MAALALAASGAVVVEVARPAEAQAAGVRPAFQLPFPCGESWRLSTYRGHDDYDVDMFANSGTTAGRSILAADAGTVSYAGWDSGAGWYVKLNHGEGWESLYLHMESPPVVSTGQSVQQGQLLGKVGSTGKSSAPHLHHEQRRDGAKVETYFNGLRSEITTDGFPSGEPLSPPVNAVSSNCGDTSVYGVLADGRLTYSLVESGSGRFLKVVTSSATLGFTPKAMATLNFNTILLTSTEGDLYRVDVITNNTSLVFNAPVKILSGGWTHTHLSYDGAGNLYGLTSAGVLRRHDVTATKPSGSQIVNWVTIDSGFTLKTLTTTGPDWILGTVSDGRLMSYKINGVGSWVSGELKSSTWQTMTHLLSPGAGTFFGRTSDGALHRYGDRNPYDNNGSDLYGQGKVTDSGWTQVLLSAQPYSF, encoded by the coding sequence CTTCCATTCCCGTGCGGCGAATCATGGCGGCTCTCCACTTATCGCGGTCATGACGACTACGACGTCGACATGTTTGCGAACAGCGGCACCACGGCCGGCCGATCCATTCTCGCCGCCGATGCTGGCACCGTCTCGTACGCTGGTTGGGACAGCGGCGCCGGCTGGTACGTCAAGCTCAACCACGGCGAGGGATGGGAATCGCTCTACCTACACATGGAGTCACCCCCGGTAGTCTCCACCGGACAGTCGGTCCAGCAAGGGCAACTGCTCGGCAAAGTGGGCAGCACCGGCAAATCAAGCGCCCCTCACCTGCACCACGAGCAGCGGCGCGACGGCGCCAAAGTGGAGACCTACTTCAACGGCCTCCGATCGGAGATCACGACGGACGGTTTCCCCTCGGGGGAGCCGCTGTCGCCACCGGTCAATGCCGTGAGTTCCAATTGTGGTGACACTTCCGTCTACGGGGTACTGGCGGACGGCCGGCTGACCTATTCGCTGGTCGAGTCGGGTTCAGGTCGCTTTTTAAAGGTTGTGACGTCGAGTGCGACGTTGGGGTTCACGCCGAAGGCGATGGCGACGCTGAACTTTAACACGATTCTGTTGACTTCGACGGAGGGTGACCTGTATCGGGTGGATGTGATCACGAACAATACGTCGTTGGTGTTCAATGCGCCGGTCAAGATTCTTAGTGGTGGATGGACGCATACTCATCTTTCCTATGATGGTGCTGGGAATCTATATGGACTCACTTCGGCGGGGGTGTTGCGGCGCCACGACGTGACCGCGACGAAGCCGTCTGGCAGTCAGATCGTCAACTGGGTGACGATCGACAGCGGTTTCACTCTCAAGACGCTGACCACAACTGGGCCGGACTGGATCCTCGGTACGGTTTCGGATGGCCGATTGATGTCATACAAGATTAATGGAGTGGGTAGCTGGGTGTCCGGCGAACTCAAGTCGAGCACCTGGCAGACCATGACCCACCTGCTGTCCCCCGGTGCCGGTACGTTCTTCGGTCGTACCAGCGACGGCGCTCTGCACCGGTACGGCGACCGGAACCCGTACGACAACAATGGCAGCGACCTGTACGGGCAGGGCAAGGTGACCGATTCCGGCTGGACCCAGGTCCTGCTCTCCGCCCAACCGTACAGCTTCTAA
- a CDS encoding type I-G CRISPR-associated protein, Cas3-extension family, whose protein sequence is MTHRLPLPALDGRDPLGFLAALGLLRLLTRHTDAEVRLGFDEMTAHATLYSPYETCDQVGDQLTSIAATMSDDAVIPGLPATFPLPKSGTRGSDPMRVARDNYPTLHTTIAALGDEAEQWLSCIVTDLGRDDRGRVALTPYSAPSGQQTVRSFFGASATQIRAQPHHLLAALTGWRRVTGFTGEYLDHRVLHSTTDHPRGEPGSERGVPGATWLAIMALPLLRLAGNGNTATATLWRPPKSGGRRIMIWPLWRQPLDLIAISALIEHPDLTFDSDGSHVTVSKDKISALGVFAVAAAHRRPVEGRKSAGVLVPLPVTLTNS, encoded by the coding sequence ATGACCCACAGGCTGCCGCTACCCGCACTCGACGGACGCGATCCGCTCGGTTTTCTCGCCGCTCTCGGCTTGCTCCGACTGCTCACCCGACACACCGACGCCGAGGTCCGACTCGGCTTCGACGAGATGACCGCCCACGCGACCCTCTACAGCCCCTACGAGACCTGCGACCAGGTCGGTGATCAACTCACCTCGATCGCGGCAACCATGAGCGACGACGCGGTCATCCCCGGCCTCCCCGCCACGTTTCCCCTGCCGAAATCCGGCACCAGGGGATCCGACCCCATGCGCGTTGCCCGCGACAACTACCCCACACTCCACACCACCATCGCCGCACTTGGCGACGAGGCTGAGCAATGGCTGTCCTGCATCGTCACCGACCTCGGCCGCGACGACAGAGGACGCGTCGCCCTCACCCCCTACTCTGCCCCAAGTGGGCAGCAAACCGTCCGCTCCTTCTTCGGTGCGTCTGCCACGCAGATCCGCGCCCAACCGCATCACCTGCTGGCTGCCCTGACGGGATGGCGACGCGTCACCGGCTTCACCGGCGAATACCTCGACCACCGGGTGCTCCACAGCACCACCGACCACCCCCGCGGCGAACCGGGGTCCGAACGCGGCGTGCCCGGTGCCACCTGGCTCGCCATCATGGCCCTGCCCCTACTGCGCCTTGCCGGCAACGGCAACACCGCAACCGCCACCCTCTGGCGGCCGCCGAAATCCGGCGGACGACGCATCATGATCTGGCCGCTATGGCGCCAACCCCTCGATCTCATCGCCATCAGCGCCCTGATCGAACACCCAGACCTGACCTTCGACAGCGACGGCAGCCACGTCACAGTGTCCAAAGACAAAATCTCCGCCCTCGGAGTCTTCGCCGTCGCCGCAGCTCACCGTCGGCCAGTTGAGGGACGCAAATCAGCCGGCGTCCTCGTTCCCCTACCGGTCACCCTCACCAACTCGTAG
- a CDS encoding helix-turn-helix domain-containing protein — protein MTLTSAGSTVPKRQLGRLLKQAREEAGIPLDTAAKRLEWSRARMYRIEGAQTSVRTHDVELMCRIYGTSDEMQSVLVALAAESKSRGWWHAYGDAIPEWFELYVGLEAAACCVRQYEPALVPGLLQTPEYMAAVFRTKPGRTPAEVARKVALRLERQRLLTRRSPAAPQLQAVIDESVIRRPPEDSEGWRTQLAYLGNATRAALGNIAVRVLPMGIGPHRASVAGAFVLLDFPRLSTRPPEPSTVYQESLTGGLYLDRPGEVAAYTDAWSTLWASALDEQASEDLISNAVKGELR, from the coding sequence GTGACCTTGACAAGTGCAGGTTCCACCGTCCCCAAGCGGCAGCTCGGTCGACTGTTGAAGCAAGCTCGTGAGGAAGCAGGCATCCCGCTCGATACTGCCGCGAAGCGGCTTGAGTGGAGCAGGGCTCGTATGTATCGCATCGAGGGCGCGCAAACCTCGGTGCGAACACACGATGTGGAGCTGATGTGCCGCATCTATGGCACATCGGACGAAATGCAGTCAGTCCTGGTCGCGCTGGCTGCGGAGAGTAAGTCACGCGGCTGGTGGCATGCCTACGGAGATGCCATACCCGAATGGTTTGAGCTGTACGTCGGACTTGAAGCCGCAGCCTGCTGCGTTCGGCAATACGAGCCAGCACTCGTTCCCGGGCTGCTGCAAACCCCGGAGTATATGGCCGCAGTTTTTAGAACCAAGCCTGGCCGCACACCCGCCGAGGTTGCCCGCAAAGTTGCGCTTCGGCTGGAGCGGCAGCGCCTGCTAACTAGGCGCTCGCCGGCGGCTCCGCAACTTCAGGCGGTGATCGACGAGTCGGTAATTCGGCGACCCCCGGAAGACTCGGAGGGTTGGCGGACGCAACTGGCCTACCTGGGCAACGCCACTCGTGCCGCACTCGGCAACATCGCTGTCCGCGTGCTTCCGATGGGCATCGGCCCTCACCGAGCGTCGGTGGCGGGTGCGTTCGTCCTGCTCGACTTTCCCCGCCTGAGCACCCGGCCACCGGAGCCGTCTACCGTATACCAAGAGTCGTTGACCGGCGGTCTATACCTTGACCGTCCGGGCGAGGTTGCAGCGTATACCGATGCCTGGTCTACCCTCTGGGCATCGGCGCTTGACGAGCAAGCGTCAGAGGATCTGATCAGCAATGCGGTTAAGGGAGAGTTACGATGA
- the cas3g gene encoding type I-G CRISPR-associated helicase/endonuclease Cas3g, whose product MLTVDHFADFFNEVHGGAASSGSRRDPFPWQTALLRRVVDDGWPDGIDVPTGLGKTSVLDVAVFAAALGVRDARRRVFYVVDRRLIVDEAYEHARRIAAALDQPTGGATRTVARRLRGEDDEVALDVTRMRGGVTWERTWLERPDRYAIVTGTVDQIGSRLLFRGYGVSDRARPIDAALVGTDSVIVIDEAHLAQAFVTTTQATFDLDGSPITRPPIVVTMSATTTVGRERNAGRSPVMHRISDDDERHRIAGERLTAGKRLHLVEVKTTKKTEDTVLPAAMAALADRLAPGRVVGVVTNTVARARSVFELLRDQHDAVLLTGRSRPVDRDCLLATYYPHISVDRDRSHQRPLIVVATQTVEVGANIDLDALITESAPLASLVQRLGRLNRVARSGHGHGTAVVVHGSATGQEDPVYGPARLATWQWLSNKIDPAPYTPRLDPTQLAPWLDASPAALHRLTARLTADEQAALRGPTPYIPALQRHHLDTWARTAPAPVPDQPIELFLHGVTDDEPPVAVVWRHGLGPAHQWTDLVDEMPPVAEETLDLPVAAVRRWLLGIGPDLTASDLDNTATTPPTADVTTGQPPRIPRVLRYQGRGDAQLIAPWKVRPGDTIVVPADVGGCDEYGWHPTSTAPVLDAADLALRRGRPVLRIGPTLVDAARRWSEHLAALAQQLIDHATADTGASAASPAAEPYLLVLKAMREHAPEGPLREVLSALLATRPRVILRTSPHQGGQPHLGVIAAQHDRLADDDTSMGSSTAARRVGLQPHQAAVAARARQFAEALGLPPRVIDSVTRAALWHDEGKRDPRFQIMLWGGNRAAADIAEQPLAKSGIAPSDRAAFVRARTAAGYPDGMRHESLSARIAAARLTGDHDIHSDLVIHLVASHHGHARPLLPPVVDPRPTKVTVDDLGPFDTADTIDWQQPHRFSQLNDAYGRWGLALLETIVRLADIWCSARNETIEDKP is encoded by the coding sequence ATGCTGACCGTTGATCATTTCGCTGACTTCTTCAACGAGGTCCACGGCGGTGCCGCGTCGTCTGGATCTCGACGAGATCCGTTTCCGTGGCAGACCGCTCTGCTGCGACGCGTCGTCGACGACGGCTGGCCGGATGGGATCGATGTGCCGACAGGTTTGGGCAAGACCTCGGTGCTGGATGTGGCGGTGTTCGCCGCCGCCCTGGGCGTCCGCGACGCACGACGACGCGTCTTCTACGTCGTCGATCGACGGCTGATCGTCGATGAGGCGTACGAGCATGCTCGCCGGATCGCCGCAGCACTCGATCAGCCGACAGGCGGGGCGACTCGGACGGTGGCACGGCGGCTACGCGGCGAGGACGACGAGGTGGCGTTGGACGTGACCCGCATGCGGGGCGGAGTCACCTGGGAACGGACGTGGCTCGAACGTCCCGACCGGTACGCGATCGTGACCGGGACGGTCGACCAAATCGGCAGCCGGCTGTTGTTTCGCGGTTATGGGGTGAGCGATCGCGCGCGTCCCATCGACGCCGCGTTGGTCGGCACGGACAGCGTGATCGTCATCGACGAGGCGCACCTGGCTCAGGCGTTCGTGACCACCACCCAAGCTACCTTCGATCTTGACGGCAGTCCGATCACGCGCCCACCCATCGTGGTGACGATGTCAGCCACCACGACGGTCGGCCGCGAGCGGAACGCCGGCCGCAGCCCCGTCATGCACCGGATCAGCGATGACGATGAACGGCACCGGATCGCCGGCGAGCGGCTGACCGCGGGCAAGCGCCTGCATCTGGTCGAGGTCAAGACCACGAAGAAAACCGAGGACACGGTCCTACCCGCGGCCATGGCTGCCCTGGCGGACCGGCTTGCGCCGGGCCGTGTGGTCGGCGTGGTCACCAACACTGTGGCCCGCGCCCGATCGGTGTTCGAACTGCTCCGCGACCAGCACGACGCCGTGCTCCTCACCGGACGCAGCCGCCCGGTCGACCGGGACTGCCTGCTGGCCACCTACTACCCACACATCAGCGTCGACCGGGACCGAAGTCACCAACGGCCGTTGATCGTGGTGGCAACACAGACCGTCGAGGTCGGTGCCAACATCGACCTCGATGCCCTGATCACCGAGAGCGCCCCGCTCGCCTCGCTGGTGCAGCGGCTCGGCCGGCTCAACCGGGTGGCCCGCAGCGGTCACGGTCACGGAACCGCCGTCGTCGTGCACGGCAGCGCGACGGGCCAGGAAGATCCGGTGTACGGGCCGGCCCGCCTGGCTACCTGGCAGTGGCTGTCCAACAAGATCGATCCAGCCCCTTACACACCACGACTCGACCCGACCCAACTCGCCCCCTGGTTGGACGCCTCACCTGCCGCCCTTCATCGCCTCACCGCACGACTCACCGCCGACGAACAGGCCGCGCTGCGCGGGCCCACCCCCTACATTCCGGCCCTGCAGCGCCACCACCTGGATACCTGGGCACGCACCGCCCCGGCCCCGGTGCCAGACCAGCCGATCGAGCTATTCCTACACGGAGTCACCGACGATGAGCCACCCGTCGCCGTGGTGTGGCGCCACGGCCTGGGCCCTGCACACCAGTGGACGGATCTGGTCGACGAGATGCCGCCGGTGGCGGAGGAAACCCTGGACCTGCCGGTAGCCGCCGTACGGCGGTGGCTGCTGGGCATCGGGCCCGACCTCACCGCCAGCGACCTGGACAACACCGCAACCACTCCCCCCACGGCTGATGTCACCACCGGGCAGCCGCCCAGGATCCCGCGGGTGCTGCGCTATCAAGGGCGCGGTGACGCCCAACTCATCGCACCATGGAAGGTCCGCCCCGGCGACACGATCGTCGTACCCGCCGACGTGGGCGGCTGCGACGAGTACGGCTGGCACCCCACCTCGACAGCGCCCGTGCTGGATGCGGCGGACCTCGCGCTGCGGCGCGGACGGCCCGTCCTGCGGATCGGGCCCACCCTGGTCGACGCAGCTCGACGATGGAGTGAGCACCTCGCCGCTCTCGCCCAACAACTGATCGACCACGCGACAGCGGACACCGGCGCTTCCGCCGCGTCACCCGCGGCAGAGCCGTACCTGCTGGTGCTGAAGGCCATGCGGGAACACGCACCCGAGGGCCCGCTGCGGGAGGTCCTCTCCGCGCTCCTCGCCACACGCCCCCGGGTGATCCTACGAACCTCCCCACACCAGGGCGGTCAACCTCACCTGGGCGTCATCGCTGCTCAGCACGACAGACTGGCAGACGACGACACCTCGATGGGGTCGTCGACCGCCGCCCGCCGTGTCGGGCTTCAACCACACCAAGCGGCGGTGGCCGCCCGCGCCCGCCAGTTCGCCGAGGCCCTCGGCCTGCCGCCCCGCGTGATCGACAGTGTCACCCGCGCGGCCCTCTGGCACGACGAGGGCAAGCGCGACCCCCGCTTCCAGATCATGCTCTGGGGCGGTAACCGCGCCGCCGCCGACATCGCGGAGCAGCCGCTGGCCAAATCCGGCATCGCCCCGAGCGACCGAGCTGCGTTCGTCCGCGCTCGGACCGCCGCGGGCTACCCCGACGGGATGCGCCATGAGTCGTTGTCCGCCCGCATCGCCGCAGCACGCCTCACTGGCGACCACGACATCCACTCCGACCTGGTCATCCACCTCGTCGCCAGCCACCATGGACATGCGCGTCCGCTGCTACCACCCGTCGTTGATCCTCGACCCACCAAGGTCACGGTCGACGATCTGGGACCATTCGACACCGCCGACACCATCGACTGGCAGCAACCCCACCGCTTCTCACAGCTCAACGATGCCTATGGACGGTGGGGCCTAGCCCTGCTGGAAACCATCGTCCGGCTCGCCGACATCTGGTGCTCCGCCCGCAACGAGACGATCGAGGACAAGCCTTGA
- the csb2 gene encoding type I-G CRISPR-associated protein Csb2 yields MALGILVRLRTGRYDAASNDLASPEWPPHPARLFCALVASMQADEDWDALRWLEAAPLPQVWAAADVATARTAGFVVVNATGGRGSQMWPGRGSGLRQRSSVLPSCDTFAVVWQAEPDDAMLARLVRLAARVPYVGRSTSSAEVTVVVGSVPVRPEWTRHVPVPVGAVGSVPLRVPFAGYLRQLEDAYESGLPAWQVGTPSVAYAPQSEQLAEEPVSSDPVDGPYADLLVWGLRHPTVPMRGDDVLTVTDGLRRAVLSRVADPLPAEVSGHGADGRPHVAYLGLVDVGHRHAHGHLLGVGVAVPRQLSRADRRVLLRGLLGVDAADPLSLLRSRRGQRLELQYPAVPRRGLDPQRWCPPGGARTWVSVTPMMLDRYPNRRLDVTEVVAGSLQNAGYPIPEKVEPLAAPALPGAIRLPRQGTVPGWARKPLLHCRISFSQPVRGPMIAGALRYLGCGLFVPEAEHADR; encoded by the coding sequence GTGGCTCTCGGCATCCTTGTGCGACTGCGGACGGGACGTTACGACGCGGCCAGCAACGATCTGGCCTCACCGGAGTGGCCTCCGCACCCCGCACGGTTGTTCTGCGCGCTCGTCGCTTCCATGCAGGCTGACGAGGACTGGGACGCGTTGCGTTGGCTGGAGGCTGCCCCGCTGCCGCAGGTATGGGCCGCGGCAGACGTCGCGACGGCCCGTACCGCGGGCTTTGTGGTGGTGAACGCGACCGGTGGCCGGGGCAGCCAGATGTGGCCGGGGCGGGGCAGCGGCCTACGGCAACGGTCCAGCGTGCTGCCGAGCTGTGACACGTTCGCGGTGGTGTGGCAGGCCGAACCGGACGACGCGATGCTCGCACGCCTGGTCCGTCTCGCGGCGCGGGTGCCCTATGTCGGCCGCAGCACCTCCTCGGCGGAGGTGACGGTGGTGGTCGGATCGGTGCCGGTCCGGCCGGAGTGGACTCGCCACGTCCCGGTCCCGGTGGGTGCCGTAGGGAGTGTGCCGCTTCGGGTGCCGTTCGCTGGATACCTGCGCCAGTTGGAGGACGCCTACGAGTCGGGGCTACCCGCGTGGCAGGTCGGGACGCCGTCCGTCGCCTACGCCCCACAATCCGAGCAGCTGGCCGAGGAACCGGTCTCGTCGGACCCGGTCGACGGACCGTATGCGGATCTCCTGGTGTGGGGTCTGCGGCATCCGACGGTGCCGATGCGCGGAGACGACGTGTTGACCGTGACGGACGGTCTGCGTCGTGCCGTGCTCAGCAGGGTCGCCGATCCGTTGCCGGCCGAGGTGAGTGGGCATGGCGCGGACGGCCGGCCACACGTTGCCTACCTGGGGCTGGTGGATGTCGGTCACCGCCATGCCCACGGTCATCTACTCGGCGTGGGCGTCGCGGTGCCGAGGCAGCTGTCCCGCGCCGATCGTCGTGTCCTGCTTCGCGGTCTGCTGGGCGTCGACGCGGCTGACCCTTTGTCGCTGCTACGCAGCCGGCGAGGGCAGCGGTTGGAGTTGCAGTACCCAGCCGTGCCACGTCGCGGGCTGGACCCGCAGCGCTGGTGTCCACCGGGTGGCGCCCGGACCTGGGTGAGTGTCACCCCGATGATGCTGGACCGCTACCCCAACCGCCGCCTCGACGTCACCGAGGTGGTCGCCGGGTCGCTGCAGAATGCGGGATACCCGATACCGGAGAAGGTGGAGCCGCTGGCCGCGCCGGCGCTACCCGGCGCGATACGCCTCCCCCGACAGGGCACCGTGCCCGGCTGGGCCCGGAAACCCCTACTGCACTGCCGCATCTCGTTTTCGCAGCCTGTTCGCGGGCCGATGATCGCCGGCGCGCTGCGCTACCTGGGCTGCGGGCTGTTCGTGCCGGAGGCCGAGCATGCTGACCGTTGA
- a CDS encoding HelD family protein, translating to MPADHTAALDVERAHMAASRAALHAMREHAEAMYAIGAKIAGDPFSAETLGVALARRVAELADDPRTPLFFGRLDLDGAPEPGGESLTGRYHIGRRHVTDQLGEPLVLDWRAPVSRAFYQASVRDPQGVRTRRRFGFAGGDLTSFEDERLGQGEEFGTASRILIEEIERPRVGPMRDIVATIQPEQDELVRADLDTSICVQGAPGTGKTAVGLHRAAYLLYLHRERLRRTGVLILGPNQAFLSYISAVLPALGELEVRQSTLEGLIGRVPVSSADPVETEIVKHDSRMATVLHRALWSRLGRAESPIQVSDGAYRWRIDPGVLTRLVDDTRREKPAYLLGRERVRARVVGLLQRQAETRSGESPGEPWQRRMGKAKPVVEFLDACWPAMTPQSLVFELLSDPAALTRAAEGILTEAECRALLWPKPSRTVRSARWSSADLVLLDEAAGLLERETSLHHVIIDEAQDLSPMQCRAVARRTTHGSITLLGDLAQGTAPWAATDWVDSLRHLGKPDASVVPLTTGFRVPEAVVALANQLLPALAVNVPPAVSLRSEGSLVIRQADDLAAEVIAELDATRSLPGSVGVIAAHRHLDAVRAALAAAGEEPAELDTPTSSRVTVLPATLAKGLEYDHVIVVEPADIVDAEPRGLHRLYVVLTRAVTRLTVLHTRTLPEALTLATQG from the coding sequence ATGCCTGCCGACCACACCGCTGCACTCGACGTCGAGCGTGCGCACATGGCCGCGTCGCGGGCCGCCCTGCACGCGATGCGCGAGCATGCCGAAGCCATGTACGCCATCGGCGCGAAGATCGCCGGGGACCCCTTCTCCGCCGAGACCCTCGGGGTGGCGTTGGCCCGGCGGGTGGCCGAGCTCGCCGACGACCCCCGTACGCCGCTGTTCTTTGGTCGCCTCGACCTCGACGGTGCCCCCGAGCCGGGAGGCGAGTCGTTGACCGGCCGCTATCACATCGGGCGGCGGCATGTCACCGACCAACTCGGGGAGCCACTGGTGCTGGACTGGCGAGCGCCGGTCAGTCGTGCCTTCTATCAGGCCAGCGTCCGCGACCCGCAGGGCGTACGGACCCGCCGGCGGTTCGGGTTCGCCGGCGGCGACCTGACCAGCTTCGAAGACGAGCGTCTCGGCCAGGGTGAGGAGTTCGGCACCGCCAGTAGGATCCTTATCGAGGAGATCGAACGCCCCCGGGTTGGGCCGATGCGCGACATCGTCGCCACGATCCAGCCCGAGCAGGACGAGCTGGTTCGCGCCGACCTCGACACCTCGATCTGCGTACAGGGGGCACCCGGGACCGGTAAGACCGCCGTCGGCCTGCACCGGGCCGCGTACCTGCTCTATCTGCACCGCGAACGGCTTCGGCGCACCGGCGTGCTGATCCTGGGCCCGAACCAGGCGTTCCTCAGCTACATCTCGGCGGTCCTGCCCGCCCTCGGTGAGCTGGAGGTCAGGCAGTCCACCCTGGAAGGGCTCATCGGCCGGGTTCCCGTGTCGAGTGCCGATCCGGTCGAGACCGAGATCGTCAAGCACGATTCCCGGATGGCGACCGTGCTGCACCGGGCGCTGTGGTCACGGTTGGGCCGAGCCGAATCTCCGATCCAGGTTTCCGACGGCGCCTACCGGTGGCGCATCGATCCGGGGGTACTCACCCGGCTGGTCGACGACACCCGGCGGGAGAAACCCGCGTACCTGCTGGGCCGCGAACGCGTCCGCGCCCGGGTCGTCGGGCTGCTGCAACGGCAGGCCGAGACCCGGTCGGGCGAGTCACCCGGTGAGCCGTGGCAGCGGCGGATGGGCAAGGCCAAACCGGTCGTCGAGTTCCTCGACGCCTGCTGGCCGGCGATGACGCCACAGTCGCTGGTCTTCGAGCTGCTCAGCGACCCGGCGGCGCTGACCCGCGCCGCCGAGGGCATCCTCACCGAGGCCGAGTGTCGGGCGCTGCTGTGGCCCAAACCCTCCCGGACCGTCCGGAGCGCCCGGTGGAGCAGCGCCGATCTCGTGCTGCTCGACGAGGCCGCCGGGCTCCTGGAACGCGAGACCAGCCTCCACCACGTCATCATCGACGAGGCACAGGACCTTTCCCCGATGCAGTGCCGGGCCGTGGCGCGGCGCACTACGCACGGGTCGATCACCCTGCTCGGTGATCTTGCCCAGGGCACGGCACCGTGGGCGGCGACCGACTGGGTGGACTCGCTGCGGCACCTGGGCAAGCCCGACGCGTCGGTGGTGCCGCTGACCACCGGGTTCCGCGTACCCGAGGCGGTCGTCGCACTGGCCAACCAGCTACTGCCCGCCCTAGCGGTGAACGTTCCCCCGGCGGTGTCGCTGCGCTCGGAGGGCAGCCTCGTCATCCGCCAGGCCGACGACCTGGCCGCCGAGGTGATCGCGGAACTGGACGCGACGCGCTCACTTCCCGGGTCGGTCGGGGTCATCGCCGCCCACCGGCACCTCGACGCAGTGCGGGCCGCGCTCGCCGCGGCCGGAGAAGAGCCCGCCGAGCTCGACACCCCGACGAGCAGCCGCGTCACGGTGCTCCCGGCGACGCTGGCCAAGGGCCTGGAGTACGACCATGTCATCGTCGTCGAACCGGCCGACATCGTGGACGCGGAACCGCGCGGGCTGCACCGACTTTACGTCGTGCTCACCCGTGCGGTGACACGGCTGACGGTGCTGCACACCCGTACGCTGCCCGAAGCCCTGACCCTCGCCACTCAGGGCTGA
- a CDS encoding flavin reductase: MTRTLVPHDPMRPLWRCRACGADWPCQPARLALLVEYRGRTSALLTHLGNQLKAASDQLRQLNGNAPDSLAARFLAWVVRDQQVPEPLVGAFDSADMDVVLYAVELIIRSHLGSTCPKCADDGSCAHVDWANEQLTHAAVRPQRATQLR; encoded by the coding sequence ATGACGCGCACGCTGGTGCCACACGACCCCATGCGCCCGCTGTGGCGGTGCCGGGCGTGTGGCGCCGACTGGCCTTGTCAGCCGGCGCGGCTCGCATTGTTGGTCGAATATCGCGGGAGAACGTCAGCCCTGCTGACGCACCTCGGCAACCAGTTGAAAGCCGCATCCGATCAGCTACGCCAGCTCAACGGCAACGCACCGGATAGCCTCGCGGCGAGGTTCCTGGCGTGGGTGGTTAGGGATCAGCAGGTGCCCGAACCCTTGGTGGGCGCTTTCGACTCGGCGGACATGGATGTAGTGCTTTACGCAGTCGAATTGATCATCCGTAGCCATCTCGGATCGACCTGCCCCAAATGCGCCGACGATGGCAGTTGTGCGCATGTGGACTGGGCTAATGAGCAACTCACCCACGCTGCGGTTCGACCGCAGCGAGCTACGCAACTTCGCTGA
- a CDS encoding DUF397 domain-containing protein, which yields MSDLSRPLWRKSSRSGNEGNCVEVADNLPGVVGVRDSKDPTGSALVFGPAAWRAFVAQFPEQH from the coding sequence ATGAGTGATCTTTCGCGGCCCCTCTGGCGCAAGAGCAGCCGAAGCGGCAACGAGGGTAACTGTGTAGAGGTCGCCGACAACCTTCCCGGCGTCGTCGGCGTCCGTGACAGCAAGGACCCGACTGGGTCGGCACTGGTGTTCGGGCCGGCGGCGTGGCGCGCGTTCGTCGCGCAGTTCCCCGAGCAGCACTGA